From the genome of Sporomusa sphaeroides DSM 2875:
TTTCCCGCCAGCCGGACCGGCTGGATATGATTCCCTGGTATCAGCAGAATAAGGAGCACCTGCTGCTTCATCCCGTTACAAGACAGTGGATTGAACAAAAGCTGGGTCTATAAGCGGTGTAATGTCTGAGGGGAAAGGGCAGCCGGTTATCCTTGAAATGAATTTACCAATGATATTTTCCCCATAGCCTTGCCGGCTTCCAAATAAGCATGAGCCTTATTAACCTCATCAAAAGTAAACTGCTGTTTGTCTCTCTGGATATGTAATTTTCCTTGTTCGATTAAATTACTTACATGGTTCAGTATTCTGCCATGCCGTTCTCGTTCAATATTGAAAAGCATAGGCACAGTCATCAATAGAGCATGTAAAGTGAGGGCTTTCGCATGCATCAGTCCGATATCCAGAGTGGTCCTGGCGTTAGTAGTACAAATTGCTCCCTTTAATTTTACCGCTTTGAAACTGTTGGTTAAATTATCTCCTCCAACCGGATCGAATATCGCGTCAAATCCTCTGCCATCTGTGTATTTCTCCACATAGCTTTCGACAGACTCAGTATTAGAAAAAATAACATGGTCCGCACCAAAAGCTTTCGCCACATCGGCTTGCTCCTGATTTAAAACCGTACCATAAACAATAGCACCTTGTTGCTTTGCCAATTGTACAGCTATATGCCCAACTCCGCCGGCAGCACCATGTATTAATAATTTTTCGCCTGGCTTCACTAAGGATTTTTCCATAATTCCTTCCCAGGCGGTTATGGTGACCAACGGAAATAAGGCCGCCGTGTAGTGATCAATGCAGGCAGGTTTTTTCGCAATCAAATTGGCATCTGCCAGCATAAATTCAGCCAATGCTCCTTGTAAATTCCCGACTCCACCAGTACAACCGAATACTTGATCACCAACTTTCCACTGGCCTGCTTCTTCGCCAACAGCTATAATCTCACCTGAAACATCTGCATTAAGAATTGCGGGTAATTTGGGTCCGATAGCAGCAGCCAAACCTGAGCGAATTTTCGTTTCCAGCGGGTTGACACTACTGGCGACTACTTTCAATACTACATGCCCGGGAATTGGTTCAGGCTTGTCCACAGCCGCTATTTCGAATACTTCCGGACCGCCATATTTCCGGATCATCATTGCTTTCATTCACAACACCTCCAGGATTAATTAATTTTCTTTCGCAAAAATTATTCCATTAAACCAAGTTCTTGATGTATTAACTCTAACATGACATTTCAATCTTTAGCAAGAGAACTGAACCTGAATAAGTGATGCAATTGTACTGGCACCGTTTCTCATACGGTGCCAGTTTTGTTTTTAACTGAATTTGTTCAGCGTGAAATCACACAAGTTCTTCAAGAAGTATTCATAAGTAATTCATAATGACTTGTTATACTGAAACAAATCCAAAGCTACAAACAGTCCTCTGAATGGGGGAGGGCTGTTTGTCTTTAAAGCCAGGCAATAGCTGGCAGTATATATATTTGTACTGCTACATAAGGCCCCAGCTAGAACTAGTACATTAACTTCAAGGAGGATGAACAATGAGCAATATCTCAAAGACTGGCATTATAAGAGCACTCGTAGTAGGCAGTATTATGCTCGCAACCAATTTACAGCCAGTCCTTGCAGCGGAACAGCCCTTAACCCTGCAAGAAATCGTAAACACCGCCATCAAAAGCAATCCGGCGGTGGTGGAAACCGAAAAAAGGTGGGAAGAAAAATTCAATCGCATTCCTGCTGCCACAGCACAACCCAATCTTAAAGTCGGTTTTATGAAAGACGATATCCCAACATCCAGTTTGAATCCCGGTGACGGCATGATGACCGAGTTTACTATCAGTCAAGAGTTTATGAACCCGTCTAAACTTAAGTTAATGGGTAAAATGGCAGAAAATGAAGCAAACATGAGCAAAACAAGCTGGGATGAGAAACAGGTCGCAGTCTATGTACAAGCAAAACAGGCCTATTATGATTACCTTTATTCTAAGCAAGCGCTGGCAATTGGTAAAGAGAGCCAGCAGCTTATGGGTCAGCTTGCGAAGCTGGCTCAAGTCAATTACTCAACAGGCATGGTGCCGCTTCAGGATACACTAAAAGCTCAGACTGAGTTTTCACAGATGACAATTGATCTGCTAAATATGGCGTCGATGGAAGCTGTGGCGAAAGCAAAGATTAACAACTTGATGGGACGCAGCACGAATACCGCTTTCGAAGTTAAAGAAGAATTTACAGCTCCGCCGCCCGATTTTGATTTGGCCGGCCTTATTAAAACCGCTACTGAAAGTAAGTCATCTGTGGTAGGGATGCAGTATCAGGCGGACATGGCCCAAAACGGGATTGATTTAGCAAAAAAACAGAAATTACCTGATTTTGAAGTCAGTTTAGGGTACAAGAAGAATAAGGAACCCATGATTGACGTAATGACTATGAGCGGCATGGACCCGAAAATCATGGTTGAAGATCGCAAGCCTGCCTGGAGTATTGAAGTAATGGCAATGTTTCCTATTTGGCAAGGGAAAAACAAAGCCGAAATCAAAGCAGCGGAAGCCGGCTATGAAGCTTCGCAAGCTGCCCTTCAGAATATGAAGAATATGGCTGAACTTGACGTCCAAATGGCGCTTACTGAAGCCCAAACTAGCTGGCGTCAAATTGAACTATATGAGAGTACCATTGTTCCGCAGGCTGAACAGCATTACCAGGCGGCGGTTGTTGGATATACCCATGGCAAAGCCGATTTTATGACTGTTCTGGACGGGGTTAATACGCTGCGCAATGCTAAACTGGGACTATATAAAGCTAAAGTGGATTATGAGAAAGCTGCGGCCAATCTGGAAAATGCAGTAGGGAAGCCTTTATTCACCAGTGGAACGCAGCCATAATGAGTAAACTGTAAAAGGAGAGGACCGCATGATTGAAACACTACAGACCAAAAAGAAACTTATTATTGGTGTGACTGCCGGCATTCTGGTAATTGGTGGTGTGGGCTACTACTATACTGCTCAACATAATGTGCCGGCGGCTGCAGACCATACCGGCCACCAAGCAAATGCCCCGGTTATGGCCATGGGAGACACCGTGACTTTGGATGCCAAGGCGCGGCAATTGGCTGGGGTGCAAACGGCGCAAGCATTTGTTAAGCCGTTAACTAAGGAAACCAAAACCACCGGCAAGATTGCTATGAATGAAAACGGTCGGACCTACATCACTTCCCGGGTTGAAGGACGGATAGACCAGCTTTACGTGACCGCCGAAGGAGAAACGATTGCTCCCGGCCAGGCTATCGCCGCTGTATACAGCCCGACTTACATTGCGGCCCAGGAGGAATATTTATTGGCAATGGAAAATGTTCAAAAACTAAAAAATGCCAGTAAAGATATAGTCCAGATCAACAACCGTCTGCTCGAGGCTGCCCGGCGCAAACTGCAACTTTTGCATGTACCTGACAATGAAATCACTCATCTGGAGCATACCAGACAACCCAAGGACCATATGACCATTTATGCCCAGTTTGGCGGAACCGTGCTGGAAAAACAAGTCCTGGCAGGTACCTTCCTTATGCCCGGCGATAAAATGTACAGCCTGTCGGATTTATCTACCGTTTGGCTGTATGTGGATATTTACGAAAAAGACATAGCAGGGATAAAGCCGGGTCAGCAGGTCGTGGTAACTAGCGGCGCCTATCCGGGAGAAACCTTTAACGGACAGGTCACCTTTATTAACCCGATACTTGACGATGCAACCAGAACGGTTAAAGTACGGGTCGAAATGGCTAATCCCGGCGGCAAATTAAAACCTAACATGTTTGTTAACGCTATGATTCAAATACCTCTGGGAGACAGTCTGCTCATCCCGGAATCCAGTATTTTGGATACCGGCAGCCGCCAAATTGTCTTTGTCGCTCAAAGCGAAGATACCTTCGTCAGACGAGATGTAGTCATCGGACAATATGCCGACGGTTATGTCCAAATCCTGTCCGGGCTGCAGCCTGGTGAAACAGTCGTAACAGCTGCTGCCTTCCTTATTGATTCCCAAACTAAATTAGGCAGCTTTGGCAGCCATGCCGGTCATGGCGGCGGGGGTGATGGTAAGGGAGCCGCAGCATCGGCACCAGCTGCCGGTAGTGCAGCGCCGGTCCAGGCGCCTGCCATACCTGGTGCTCCGGCTGACTCAGGCCAGCATAGCGGCCACAGCGGGCATTAAGGAGGACTGGCATGCTAAATAAAATAATCGAGTTTTCCCTGAAAAACCGAATGATTGTCCTGATGTTAACCGCACTGGTTATTATATGGGGAATTTTTGTCATACGTGATACCCCGATTGATGCTTTTCCTGATCTTAGTGAGAACCAAGTGCTTGTTTCAGCTGACTGGATGGGCCGGGGACCGCAGGAAATCCAGGATCAGGTGACCTATCCCCTGGAGACGGCCTTGCGGGGACTGCCGAAGGTTAAACAAGTACGGTCAGCTTCCTCTTTTGGCATGTCACTGATAACAGTTATTTTTGAAGACGGAGTAGATCCCTACTTTGCCCGCCAGGTGGTAAATGAAAAAGTGCAGCAGGCTATTCCCCGTCTGCCAAGCGGTGTGCAGCCAGCCTTAGGCCCGGTCAGCACCCCGATGGGACAAGTCTTTATGTATACCGTGGAAAGTGATCGCCACAACCTTGCTGAATTACGCACCATTCAGGATTTTACCATCAAGCAACAACTGGGCGCCGTGCCCGGAGTAGCCGAAGTTGCCAGTATTGGCGGCTATGTAATGCAGTATCAGATCAATCTTTACCCGCAGCTCCTGCAAAGCTACCGGGTTACTTTTAATCAGGTAATTGGGGCGCTTAATGCTAACAATGCCAATATTGGGGCCAAAGTTGTCGAACAAAACGGTCAGGAATATATCATTCGCGGGCTGGGATTAATCGAGTCCATTGATGATATTAAGAATGTTGTTATTACCCAAAACAACAATGTCCCCATATATATCAAAGATGTAGCCGGTGTAACTGCAGGCCCGGATTTTCGCCGGGGTGTGCTGACCAAATCCGGTTATGAGGCGGCCGGGGGAATTGTTATTCAGCGCATGGGCGAGAATACGCTGAACGTCATTGACCAAGCGAAAGACAAAATAGCGGAAATTCAGCCAACCTTACCGGAAGGTATGCGGATTGTACCATTTTATGATCAGACTGACCTGGTGAAAAAAGCAGTTAATACACTAACGCGGGCGCTGATTGAAGAGTTTATTTTAGTGTCTATCATTGTTATCGCCTTTTTAGGGAATGTCCGGTCCAGCCTGATTGTCACCAGCGCCATCCCAATTGGTATTTTGATCGCGCTGATTGCCATGAAACAGATTCACCTATCGGCCAATTTAATGTCACTTGGCGGTATTGCTATCGGCATTGGCGTTATGACAGACGCGGCCATTGTTATGGTGGAAAACATTTACCGGCATTTAGCCGAGGACCGAGGTCGGCGGAGTATTATTGACGTGACGCTGGCAGCGGCCAAAGAAGTGGCCGTACCAATCTTCTTTTCCATCACCATTATTATCGTCACCTTCCTGCCGGTATTTACCATGACCGGTACCGAAGGCAAGATGTATACCCCCATGGCCTGGGCTAAAAGCTTTGCCATGACCGGCTCATTGTTATTGGCATTCACTTTGGTGCCGGTGCTCTGCACATTCTTTCTTCGAGGTAAGATTCAGGAAAAAGACACCTGGATTGTTGCCAGAATGCATCAATGGTACACGCCCACGTTGAAGTCAGTACTAAAGCACAGCAAAACTACTATTGTTATTGCCGTAATTGTAATGATAGCCGGATTCTCACTCTTACCGCTCCTTGGTACCACTTTTATGCCGGTTTTAGATGAAGGGACATTCCTGGTTATGCCGACCATGATGCCTAGTGTATCACTCACGGAAGCGTTGGAATCGGCAAAAACCATGGACAAAGTCATCATGGAGATTCCGGAAATCGATATGTCGGTCGGCAAGGTGGGTCGAGCCGAGTCGGCAATGGACCCGGCGCCAATCAGTATGATTGAAACCATTGTCACCCTAAAGCCCAAAGAGCAGTGGCGGCCAGGTATGACCAAGGAGGCGATTGAACAGGAAATGATGGTCAAACTGGCCAATATCCCCGGACTCAACTTAGCCTTTACTCAGCCGATTGCCGGCCGGTTGTCCATGCTGACCACCGGGGTTCGCACCGAACTTGGTATTAAGCTTTACGGAGAAGATCTTAAGGTGCTTCAGCAAAAGGCCTTTGACATTGAAACGGCATTGGGAGCGGTGCCCGGTGTCAGCGATTTACTGGCCGAAAGAGTCTTTGGTGCCAGCTATTTAGAAATTCAGGTCAACCGGGAAAAAGCTGCCAGGTATGGTCTTAACATCGCCGACGTTGAGGACGCTATCGAATTAGCGGTAGGCGGCAAAACTGCCACAACCACTATTGAAGGGCGTAAGCGCTTTGACGTTCTTGTACGGTACAACCGGGAAAACCGCGAAACCATTGACGCCATGCAAAACATCCTCGTTCCCGTAACCGGTGGCGGCACTGTTGCGGCCTCAACATCACCAGGCGGTATGGGCGGCATGGGCGGCGGCGAAGCCACTGCCGCGGCTGCTCCGGCTACCGGCGCCTATGTGCCTCTCGGTGAAGTCGCTCAATTCCAGGTAGTGGACGGACCATCCATGATTAGCAGTGAAAACGGAGTCTATTGGATGAGCGTTCAGATGAATACCCGGGGGCGGGACGTCGTTGGTTTTGTTAATGAAGCCAATCAGGTTATTAAAGAAAAGGTTGACTTCCCCCCTGGGTATTCCATGAAATGGACCGGCCAGTATGAGAATCAGCAACGGGCAAAAGACCGGCTGATGATAGTGGTACCGGCAGTCATTGTGCTCACCTTTTTCTTACTGTATATGGCCTTCAACTCTGCCAGTGATGCTTTGCTCATTCTGATGAACATTCCGTTTTCTTTAGTGGGCGGTATTGTAGCCATGTACGCTACCGGTACCTACCTTACGGTTGCGGCAGCTGTCGGCTTTATTGCGCTTTTCGGGATTGCGGTCCAAAATGGGGTAATCATGGTGACCTATATCAAACACCTGCGTGGTCACCGCTCGCTGGAAGAAGCCATTACTGAAGGCGCACTCACCCGGCTAAGGCCGGTTATGATTACGGCACTGGTCGCAAGTCTCGGCTTATTCCCGTTACTCTTTGCCACCGGCACCGGTGCAGAGGTACAGCGGCCGATGGCTACAGTAGTTGTTGGCGGCTTGATTACCTCCACGATTTTGACCCTGCTCGTATTGCCTTGTATCTATCTGGTCTGGAATCAATGGCGCGAGCGCAAAAAACCTCCCGTATCTGATAACTTCAATACGTAAACGAGACATTGTATGCAAGCAGCTCTCCGACTGGTGGAGAGCTGCTTGCGCTTTATAGAAATCACAATTTCTTCACCACATATTCACAGGTTCTTCAAAACTTAATGATATGATTTGTTACAACAAGTGTGGTGTTGGTCGAGGAGGAAGCCTGCTTTATCTTATATTCACTGGCACGGTTCAGTTAGAATTTTTGCGCACAGATAGTCTCCTTATCGGCGGATTCAAGGCTGCACAGCTAACTGCTTTACTCACAGCACTGGCGGCCAGCCTGCTGTGGGGATGGTGGGTAAGTCGGAATATAGGGCGCAACGTAAAGGTGTAGTTGCGACTGGCGGGCCGTATGCCCGTGTGCGTCACCCTTAAACGGCGGGTTAACCTATCGGATCAATAATATAGTTTTCAGGGAGATGACATTATGAACAAAGTGGTATCAAAAGTAGTTATTGCTTTATTGCTGGGTACGTTTGTGGCAACATCCGGAGTGAGTTCCGCACTGGTATTGGCTGAACAAGCCAATACCCAACAAGATCATCAACAAGTACCGTCTGCAGAAAGTGGCAACAACCAGTCAAACGAGCATTCCGGTCACCATTAGAACTTGCTTGTGAGCGGCTCACACGTGCTTGTCCTTTGTGTAGCCCGCAAAAAAAACAAACAGTCAGCCTTATTGGGCTGGCTGTTTTGCTGCACTTGGTTTACTATGTTTAGAGATGGGGTAAAAATTTATTTGCCTGGC
Proteins encoded in this window:
- a CDS encoding zinc-dependent alcohol dehydrogenase family protein — translated: MKAMMIRKYGGPEVFEIAAVDKPEPIPGHVVLKVVASSVNPLETKIRSGLAAAIGPKLPAILNADVSGEIIAVGEEAGQWKVGDQVFGCTGGVGNLQGALAEFMLADANLIAKKPACIDHYTAALFPLVTITAWEGIMEKSLVKPGEKLLIHGAAGGVGHIAVQLAKQQGAIVYGTVLNQEQADVAKAFGADHVIFSNTESVESYVEKYTDGRGFDAIFDPVGGDNLTNSFKAVKLKGAICTTNARTTLDIGLMHAKALTLHALLMTVPMLFNIERERHGRILNHVSNLIEQGKLHIQRDKQQFTFDEVNKAHAYLEAGKAMGKISLVNSFQG
- a CDS encoding TolC family protein — encoded protein: MSNISKTGIIRALVVGSIMLATNLQPVLAAEQPLTLQEIVNTAIKSNPAVVETEKRWEEKFNRIPAATAQPNLKVGFMKDDIPTSSLNPGDGMMTEFTISQEFMNPSKLKLMGKMAENEANMSKTSWDEKQVAVYVQAKQAYYDYLYSKQALAIGKESQQLMGQLAKLAQVNYSTGMVPLQDTLKAQTEFSQMTIDLLNMASMEAVAKAKINNLMGRSTNTAFEVKEEFTAPPPDFDLAGLIKTATESKSSVVGMQYQADMAQNGIDLAKKQKLPDFEVSLGYKKNKEPMIDVMTMSGMDPKIMVEDRKPAWSIEVMAMFPIWQGKNKAEIKAAEAGYEASQAALQNMKNMAELDVQMALTEAQTSWRQIELYESTIVPQAEQHYQAAVVGYTHGKADFMTVLDGVNTLRNAKLGLYKAKVDYEKAAANLENAVGKPLFTSGTQP
- a CDS encoding efflux RND transporter periplasmic adaptor subunit; amino-acid sequence: MIETLQTKKKLIIGVTAGILVIGGVGYYYTAQHNVPAAADHTGHQANAPVMAMGDTVTLDAKARQLAGVQTAQAFVKPLTKETKTTGKIAMNENGRTYITSRVEGRIDQLYVTAEGETIAPGQAIAAVYSPTYIAAQEEYLLAMENVQKLKNASKDIVQINNRLLEAARRKLQLLHVPDNEITHLEHTRQPKDHMTIYAQFGGTVLEKQVLAGTFLMPGDKMYSLSDLSTVWLYVDIYEKDIAGIKPGQQVVVTSGAYPGETFNGQVTFINPILDDATRTVKVRVEMANPGGKLKPNMFVNAMIQIPLGDSLLIPESSILDTGSRQIVFVAQSEDTFVRRDVVIGQYADGYVQILSGLQPGETVVTAAAFLIDSQTKLGSFGSHAGHGGGGDGKGAAASAPAAGSAAPVQAPAIPGAPADSGQHSGHSGH
- a CDS encoding efflux RND transporter permease subunit produces the protein MLNKIIEFSLKNRMIVLMLTALVIIWGIFVIRDTPIDAFPDLSENQVLVSADWMGRGPQEIQDQVTYPLETALRGLPKVKQVRSASSFGMSLITVIFEDGVDPYFARQVVNEKVQQAIPRLPSGVQPALGPVSTPMGQVFMYTVESDRHNLAELRTIQDFTIKQQLGAVPGVAEVASIGGYVMQYQINLYPQLLQSYRVTFNQVIGALNANNANIGAKVVEQNGQEYIIRGLGLIESIDDIKNVVITQNNNVPIYIKDVAGVTAGPDFRRGVLTKSGYEAAGGIVIQRMGENTLNVIDQAKDKIAEIQPTLPEGMRIVPFYDQTDLVKKAVNTLTRALIEEFILVSIIVIAFLGNVRSSLIVTSAIPIGILIALIAMKQIHLSANLMSLGGIAIGIGVMTDAAIVMVENIYRHLAEDRGRRSIIDVTLAAAKEVAVPIFFSITIIIVTFLPVFTMTGTEGKMYTPMAWAKSFAMTGSLLLAFTLVPVLCTFFLRGKIQEKDTWIVARMHQWYTPTLKSVLKHSKTTIVIAVIVMIAGFSLLPLLGTTFMPVLDEGTFLVMPTMMPSVSLTEALESAKTMDKVIMEIPEIDMSVGKVGRAESAMDPAPISMIETIVTLKPKEQWRPGMTKEAIEQEMMVKLANIPGLNLAFTQPIAGRLSMLTTGVRTELGIKLYGEDLKVLQQKAFDIETALGAVPGVSDLLAERVFGASYLEIQVNREKAARYGLNIADVEDAIELAVGGKTATTTIEGRKRFDVLVRYNRENRETIDAMQNILVPVTGGGTVAASTSPGGMGGMGGGEATAAAAPATGAYVPLGEVAQFQVVDGPSMISSENGVYWMSVQMNTRGRDVVGFVNEANQVIKEKVDFPPGYSMKWTGQYENQQRAKDRLMIVVPAVIVLTFFLLYMAFNSASDALLILMNIPFSLVGGIVAMYATGTYLTVAAAVGFIALFGIAVQNGVIMVTYIKHLRGHRSLEEAITEGALTRLRPVMITALVASLGLFPLLFATGTGAEVQRPMATVVVGGLITSTILTLLVLPCIYLVWNQWRERKKPPVSDNFNT